The Pelobacter seleniigenes DSM 18267 genomic sequence CACAAATAACGCAGATCTGCTTCGGTGAGGCTTTTATCAAAAGCGGCAGGTTGACCGCACAAAGCAATGACCGCCTTCAGCTGCCCATCATCCCGCAACGGCAGAAGCCATAACTCTTCCAAGCTCCAGTTTCCCATGGGGGCATGTTGCGTGAACTCCCTGGAAGGTTGAAAAAAGGAACGCTGTTCAGTAATTTCAGGTAGCAATGCCTCTATGGCGCGCAGTGTTTCCAGCTCAGCGGTATTTCGCAAATCAATCACCGCAGGAATATTACCTGGATTGATCCTGACTGCACAGCCAACAGTCGCTCCGGTTTCACGCATCAGAATATCCAGGGATTGCGACAACAAATCTTCCAGAGCGATCAAAGATGAAAGGGTCTGCGCATTCTGAAATAATTGCACCTGCCGACGCAATTGATCATTTTCCGTTAGCAGCCGGCGCTGCTCAAGACAGGTTTCGACCAGATGCCGCAGCTCTTCCGGATTAAACGGTTTAACCAGATAGTCGCGCGCTCCGTTTTTCAGCGCATCAATCGCCGATTCAAGGCTGGCATGACCGGTCACCAGAATGACATCCGGAGGATTAGGCAGGGTTCGTGCGTAGCGCAGGATATCCAAGCCGTCCTTTCCCGGCATGACCATATCGGTCAGAATCAGGTCGAACTGTTCCTGGCGGATTTTCCTGATTGCTTCATCGCCGCCGGAGCAAACAGTAACGCGGTAATCTCCATCCAGCAGGATATCGCGATACAATTTTCTAAAAAAAAGCTCGTCGTCGACAATCAGAATATTCGATTGGACCGAAATCATAAGTCTCCTATAATAATAAGAGTTTTTTATCAGCAATTCATTCCGATTGTCAACGGAAAAGCCCATTCTCCCAGAGGCTGAAATGCCACCCATCAGAGGCAAAAGAAGCCCGAACCGTCCCCTGTAAATCAGTTCTGAACAGAGGAATCCCCTCCTCTTCCAAATAGTTCACCAAAGACTGTGCGGGAAGATGATAGCTATTTCGAAACCCCGCCGAAACGAAGCAAGCGGCTGGCCGAAAGCGGGCAATCAATTGCCGGGTCGCGGAGTGCCTGCTGCCATGGTGAGGAAGCTTCAACAGCGATACCGGCCCGAATTCTTCCTGCAAGAGAATCCCAACCCCTTTTGCTTCCAGATCGCCGGTCAATAAAAGTCCATTATCGGGATTCAACCCGCAGAAAACAACCAGTGACGAATCATTTTCCGAGAGCCGACCGATCGCCGGCGAAAAAACTCGCAAGGGCGTCCCCAGCCCAAAAGGCAACTCTGACCAACCCGACTCAGCAACACGGAACACCCCACCGTTGCGCTGCACCGCAGCAGCAAAAGCTGCATTCAGGTTTGCCAAGGGCTTGGCGGCCCACACTTCACCGACCTTGAAATGGTCAAGAACAAACTCCAGTCCTTTGCGATGATCAGGATGATCATGGGTTAAGACAATCGCATCCAGCCGATTAACACCAAGTTCTGCCAAAGCCGGCGCCACCAGCCGTTCGCCAACATCAAACCGCTCACTGTACAACCCGCCGCCATCAATCAGCACGGTCTGACCATGATCGTTCTGAAGCAGCAGAGATTCACCTTGCCCGACACTGAACATAGTGATGGTTAATGGAGCCGCACTGCCGCCCCTTTGAACCAGCCAAAGCCCCATTGCAAAAGAGAGCAGAGCGACCGATAGCAGCAGTGTTTTTCGGGCAGGCTGTGTAGCCACGCTACAGAGCGCAGCCACCAGCAGGCCAATACTCAAATACTGCAAACGAGAAAGGAAAACCATATGGCTGCCCAATCCCGGCAGAGCGATCAACCACTCTGAAAAACGGACCAGCACATTAAGAATAAAACCGTCAAAAATAAATAACTGCTCGGCAACGGGTTGGCAAAAGGGCAGCACCGCCATCCCCAGCAATCCGATGGGAAGAGCGAGCAATGCAACCATGGGAACGGCAACCAGATTGGCCGGGAGGCCTGCCGGAGCCAAAAGGTGAAAATTGAGCAAAACCAGGGGCAAGGTTGCAAGGGTCGCAGCACCCGTCACCATAAGCAGTTGCACAGGATAGCGCAGAAGGACAGACCGTCCTTTGCAGAGCTTAGAAAACCGAGGATGCCAGAAGACAATTCCGGCGGCGCCGGCAAAAGACAATTGCCAACCGGCTTGCCACAGCAGTAGCGGGTTCAACAACAATGACAAAAATGCCAACGAAACCAGCAACTGCAATGCGTTGATATGATAGCGCATGGACAAAAACGTTGCGCCCAGCACGACCAGAGCGAAAGCCCGGCGAGTTGCCACCGCATCCCCGGTCAACATAAGATAGCCAAACAAAATCGGTACCAGAAAATAAGGCAGAACCCGCTGTGGAGGACGCCAGGAAAGAAGTCGGGGGGACGAGTGGTAAAGGCGCGAGAAAAGGGAAAACAAGCCCCAGCCGATCAATCCCAGGTGCAACCCCGAAATGGCGAAGAGATGACTGATCCCGGCGCTGGCCAGGACATCACGCTCCTGGTCGGGCATCACCCGCCCTTCCCCAAGGACAAGAGAGCGCACCAGAGCGGCATCAGCGGTCGGCATGATTGAGGTGATGAGCGTAGCCACCCTGCCCTTCCAAGCGTAGAGACACCGTAGCAATGAGTTTGTTTTGTTCCCAAGGACTTCGATTTCATCGGTATGTTTTATCCAGGCAGTCATGGCAATCCCCTGCCCAGCCAATTGTCGTGGCCAGTTGAATTCTCCGGGAGTACCAAATAGACGCGGCTTCCGCAGCCGACTGCGTAGTCGGATCTCATCGCCGGGCAGCAGGAAAATGTTTCCCGCACCTATATACAGGCGGATCTGAAAGGGTGCTGACAACGGAAGGGCTTCGTCTCGCAGCGACACCCCGGTCACCCTCAAATCCGCCCGGGTTCGGCCGTCAGCAAGAGATTCGACCTGAGTCACAGTCGCGGTCACCACGACCCGTTTATTCAGAGCCTCAATCTCATCGACATCCTGCCGGTCTGGAAAGGCAAGTGGATAACGTAAATTGGCAAGTAGGAAGAATAGAAAAAACAGAACAAGCGGATGAGAATTCCCGCGTTTCCAGGTCAGATAGGGGACCGCCACCAGCAGCACCAGCCCGCCAAACGGTAGGCCGAATGTCCCCAACGGAGCTAGGGCAAGCCCGAAAACAGTCGCGACAAAGGCAATATTCAACAGCTGCATCCCCCCTTTTCATGCAGCTTCAACCGTCTGTTGACCCGGCGTAGTTAGCTCAGCAGGCTACGATTCATCAGCCTGTCAAGTGTGCGGATACCACTCAGAAACAAGGACGGTTTTCTGAATTAATTGATGTAATGAAGCCGGGAAAAGGAACACTTTTCCCGGCCATACTTGAAAAACGGCCGAACGGTCCGTTCAACAGCCACCTGGATCAGGCGGGCTGAGGTTCTTTGGATGTCACCTTTTTGGGCACTCCTGGACTGTTTTCAATTTCGTGCTTACGAATAAACTCCTCAGCCATGGCGACATCTTTTTTACAACCGATAAATACTGGCGAACGCTCGTGAATTTGCTCGGCCTGCAGGTCGAGAATTCGCTGGCGACCGTTGGATGCGGCGCCACCGGCCTGTTCGATCAGGAACGCCATTGGATTGAGCTCAAACAACAGGCGCAATTTGCCTTTGGGTTGATTTTTGAGATGAGGATAAAAGAAAATGCCTTTCCCTTTTAGCAGCACCTGGTTGATATCAGGGACAAAGCCGCCACTGTAACGCAACTTGACGCCTCTTTTTTCCAGAGTGGAGACAAAGGCTTCGACACCACTGGTATACAGATTCCTCATACCGCCGGGAGCATAAAGATTTCCTTCGGGCTCTATGGTGATATTCTCACGCAGCAGGGTATATTCCATGAGGTTGTTCATGCCAAACTCATGCACACCTTTACCGACACTGTAAACCAGCGTCGTCCGCGGTCCATACAGGATATACATCGCTGCAGCCTGGTTACGACCGGGCTGCAGCAAATCGCAGCCCTCATAAATCGAAACAATTGTGCCGACAGCGAGATTGACATCAACCAGGGAGGAGCCGTCCAAGGGATCGAAGGCAACCGAATATTTGCCTTCACAGTCAGGAGAGATGGGAATGATTTCATCCATTTCTTCCGACATCATGTTAGCGACAACACGTGAATGATCCAGGCGTTTACGCAGGATACGGTCGGCAAGAACATCCAGAGCCAGCTGCTCTTCACCATAAAGATTTGACGTCCCCGCCACCCCAAGATCGCCGGTTCTAATGGAATTGATGATATATTTGGAAGCTTCTGCGATCTCGCAAATCAGGTGGGTCAGACTCTCATGTACATAGTTTTCACGCAGGTGTCGCCGCAAATCAACTTGAAACTTTGTCTTTCCAGGTTCGCTCATCGGACAGAAATCTCCCTCAATGTTTTATATCCCAAGATAGATGGCGCCACAAATGACCGCCCTATGGCGATACTTTAATTTTCGGGACCTTGTAACCAGCTTCAGGCCTTCGCGCCCCCCCTAACACCACCAAGCCTCAGCTATTCACAATTGTGCTTAGCCAACCAATGCTTTATACAGAATCATGATAAAAATAAATTCTTTCGACAGGTGACAGTCTAGCCCAGATTAAAAGGCACGGCAACCGTCGAATCATCTTCCGCTCATAAAAATCTTACACCACCCTAACAATAGAAAATTACGTCAAATATTTCATTTTCAAATGGCCAACAAACCTCCATCCGCCCACCCTTGCGCATGCCAAAGCGGAATGACCGAATGAAACTATTAGCGCGTCTGCGAGAAGCGTGATTCTTCCTCCCCTGGGAAATCGCACCAAAGCAGGGTGGCACCAACTACGGCCAGAGGGATACAAAAGAACTGCAAAAAAGGAATAGCCAGCAGGCAAAACACGCTGCAGGCAAAACCTCCCATCAACATGGGATGTCTAAAAACATAGCGTCGCTGATCTGCAAAGCTGAGTTGCTTGCGCATCAAAACAAAGGCCATATATTCCACGGCCAGAAAAAACAGGGTCAACAAGGGCGCCAGGACAGCATAAATCAGCGAGCCGATCCCAGGGATGAAGTTGAGCAGGAACAGCAGCAGCATACAGCCAAGGAACAGAGCCATTTTCTTCAATTCAGCGATAAAGGCCGACCCTGATTCGACCAGAAAACGCCGCACACTGAATCCTTCCTGAGGGGGTTCCCCCAGCACCAGATTCTCGGTCCGCTCCGACAACAGTTCGTTAAAAGGAGATGCGATCAGGTTGCCGACGACGGTAAAAGAGAAAAAAACCATCACCGTCGTTAACAACAAAGCGACCACCCAGGCCAGATAATACAGAATCATTCCGTACCAGACCTCGGTCTGGGGCGCATAAGTCTGCAGCACCTGCTGGAAAAGATCGAGGCCGTAATAGACGGCACTTGAAAAAACCAGCAGGTTGATGAAAAAAGGAATGACCAAAAATCTTATTAAGCCGGGTTTGCGCATAAACAGTCTGGCCGCTTTGGCCGGATAACCGAAGCCACGGGTAAAACCGGCGACCGGCTTGACAACTGCAGTACCAACCTGCCTGATCATAAGTCGACCTCACAGGCCGGTAATCCGCTCGCAAGGTCCGGATAGGCCAGCTCAATCTGCAGTTCGGCCAACATTTTACGGTTTGACATCCGGCGGGATTCCTTCAGAAAAGAGAGGGTGAGCGGATTCATCACCCGCTCAGCTTCAGCCATAGTCAATTGCTCCGGCACCGGGAACCCGAAAGTCTCGGCAACCTGGGTAAAATACTCGCTCATGCTGCTTGGATGTCCGTCACAGACATTAAAAACATCCCCCTGCTTCCCACGCTCCATGGCGGCCAGACAGATCCGGACAAGATCAAGACTATGGATACGATTGGTCAGTGGAGACTCTTCCGGGCGCAAAACCTGATGGCCTTTCTGCAACTGGGCAAAAGGGAGGCGCCCGGGACCGTAAATCCCGGTCACCCGCAAAATAACCAATTCGAAACCGAGCCTGGAAGCGGCCTCGCCAAGCTGGGTTTCTGCACTCACCCGGCGTTTTGCCCGGCTGGTCAACGGATTAAGCGGAGTTTCTTCAGTGACCAGTTGTCCGCCGCAATCTCCATAAACTCCGCTGGTACTGATATAGACCAGCTTGCTGGGACAGTTATCGACAGACAAACGACGACAAAAATTAACCATGCGGTAATCGCTGCTCCCCCCACCCTGGGGAGGCAAAAAATAAAAGATCCCATGTCCGTGCACGAGAAGTTCAGGAACCTCATCCTGGTAGTCAAAATTAGCCACAATAGGGCGGATGCCCTCTTGCTCAAGGGCAGCCCCCCTTTCTGCAAAATGTGCGGTCGCTTGAACCCGATGACCGGCACTGATCAACTCACGCGCCACTCTCAGGCCGATATCACCGCAGCCAACAATCGTATAATTTGGCAAAATCATTGTTCCTCACCTCGAAAGATACCTCAAGAGCGCAGCCGAAGGACGCCTTAACAAAAAATTTCAAGTTCGCCAGCGTTACAGGCTCTTGTTAACGATTTCATAGAGATCCCGTGATAAACGCGACTTTTGCATGATCTCAAGTTCCTTCTTCATCGCTTGACGACGGATCGGTTCAAGCCGCTGCCAGCGGGTAAAAGGACCGGCCAGGCGGGCCGACAGCTGGGCATTGTTCTGATCCAGCAGCAAAATCCGCTCCCGCAGCAGCTGATAACCGCTACCGTCCGGCTGGTGAAAGGCAAGCATATTCTGTGCAAACGCCCCCAGCAAAGAACGAACCCGGTTCGGGTTGGCAGGGTTGAATTTCGGATGCCCCAAAAGTCGCTTTACCTCTGCAAAGGTCTGTTCCCGAGGGGCCAGCGCCTGCAGGCTGAACCATTTGTCGACCAGCAGAGGATGCGCTTGCCATTGACGATAAAAATCATCTAGCAGTTCATCGCGTTCATCGATATCCGTATTGATCAGAGCGGTAAAAGCAGCCAACCGATCGGTCATATTACGGGCTTCATGATATTGGACCAGGCCCAGAGCGATTTTTTCCGGGCTGGGCAGCTGCAACAGTTGAGTCAGGCAGAAATTGGCCAACGCGCGCCTGCCGACGGATTCGGGGGCAAGGCGATATCCTCTACCCGGGTCAGCCGCCTCAGCATAGCGCTCCTTGAGCAGGTCTTCGTTTGCACCGACCAGGGCACGATAGGCAGCCATCCTCACCCCATGGATTTGCTGCGGATCGAATTCGTCCAGCTGGTCGGCCAGATACTGTTCGCTCGGCAGAGTCAGTAATTGCGTCAAAAAGCTGCGATCAGTCGACCGGTCAGCCAGCGCCCTTCGCCAGGCTTCCATAAAAACAGGGCTCAAAGAAAAATCCCGGCCGGGTGCAAGCTCACGATAATTACGGAGCAGTTCACTGACCGCCAATTTCTGCCCGGCCTCCCAGCGATTAAAAGGATCGCTGTCATGAACCAGCTGAAAAGCCAGGTCTTCCGCATCAACAACGGTCGTCATTTGCACCGGAGCTGAGAACCCGCGCAATAACGAGACAACCGGTCGACATGGAATATCCTGGAAACAGTATTCCTGGGTGGATTCCTGCAGTTCAAGAACCCGAGTCCCGTCACCAGCGGCAGGTTCGCCTTCCAGCCGCAGCGGGAGGTCATTGCCGGACTCGTCGAGCAGTCCAACGGCCAGGGGGATGAGAAAGGGTTCCTTATCCGGCTGTCCCGGTGTTGCCGGGCAACTTTGCGAGACCCGTAGCCGGAAAGTCCGGGCAAGGGGGTCATAATCCTGTTCAAAATGAATTTTTGGTGTCCCGGACTGCCGATACCAACGCTTGAAGGTTGACAGATCGGTTTTTCCGGCCTCCTCCATGACAGCGACAAAATCGTCACAAGTGGCGGCCTGCCCGTCATACCTCTCCAGATAAAGTCTCACCCCGGCAATGAAACGTTCCCGCCCGAGCAGGGTCGCCATCATCCGGATGACTTCGGCCCCCTTATTATAAACCGTAGCGGTATAAAAATTATTGATTTCCACATAGGAGGAAGGCCGCACCGGATGAGCCATGGGGCCGGCATCTTCAGGAAACTGGAATTGCCGCAGCACCCTGACGTCATCAATCCTCTTAACGGCAGCCGAATTCAGATCGGCGGAAAACTGCTGATCACGAAAAACCGTTAACCCTTCCTTCAAGCTCAGCTGGAACCAGTCCCGACACGTCACACGATTCCCGGTCCAGTTATGAAAATACTCATGCCCGATGACGGATTCAACACCCAGATAATCGCTATCCGTTGCCGTATCCGGATGAGCCAGAACATATTTGGAATTAAAGACGTTCAACCCTTTATTTTCCATGGCCCCCATATTGAAGTCGTCAACGGCAACAATCATGTAACGATTGAGATCATATTCCAGACCATAGACCTCTTCATCCCAACGCATCGCTTGTTGCAGCGACCGCATGGCATGCTCACAGTAGTTCTGGTTACGGGCCTCAACGTAAATCTGCAACAGGACGTCACGCCCGGAACCGGTCTGATAATGATCCTCCAGACAGACCAGGTCTCCGGCCACCAGGGCAAAAAGGTAACTTGGCTTGCGAAAGGGATCGTCCCAGACAGCAAAATGGCGCTCGTTACCAAGCTTGCCCTGCTCGACCAGGTTCCCATTGCTGAGCAGAACCGGGTAACGCTGATCAGCCTCGACCCTCACCCGAAAGCGGGCCAGGACATCGGGGCGATCAGGATAATAGGTTATCTTACGAAAACCCTGCGCCTCACACTGGGTGCAAAAGTTGCCATTGGAAAGGTAAAGGCCTTCGAGGGAGGTATTATGAACCGGGTCGATTTGAGTTTTGACCTCAAGCACAAACCGGTTCGGGACCACCGGGATATCCAACCCTTCATCAGTCATGACGTACTCGCCAGCGGCAAGGGGCTCGCCATCTATGGCAACAGCTAACAATTGCAGCGCCTCCCCATGCAGAGACAATGGCTCCAACCGCCCCTCCCGGTCAGGGTTGAGATAAAATTGAATTTTTGAGGAAACCAGGGTTGCGGATTCGTGCATATCGAAATCAAGTTCGATCTTTTCGACCAGAAAGGCCGGCGACCGGTAGTCGTGCAGATATATTGTCGCAGGAGAATTTTCATCAATTTTCATCATATTTAAGTCCCATTTTGAAGTTTATTCATGACTCGGCAGTCCCATCAACCCAGCACCGAGAGTGAAACAATAGCATGATTTATAAAGAGCAGAAAGGCGAGGAGGGACAAAAAAAAAGCGGCCTGCATGACCGCTTTTTCACATATTTGAACTGTATCAACAATTAAAGCTGGATCAAAGAGCGTAAGCTTCCAAGGCCTGCTCTTCATTCCAACGATCGATCGCATCTTCCATGGAGTCGGCAACAGCCATTTTTTCGCAATTGTCTTTGGAACAATAGATTCCCCAATGACTGGACGGTGCGAAACTGCTCGGCCCGAAAATTTTTGCCTGTCCACCACAGCGGCATGGAACAGCCACGTGCTGATGATATGCTCCCATAATCTGCTCTCCTTTCAGGAATAAATAAAAAACATGCAGCGTTCAAGAGTACCCTACATGATATATATTTCCTTATCTTACACCGAAGGAGATCAAGTCAATCTTTTTCTGGGAAGAAAACCTATATAAAACAATGGTTTACGGATAATAAAACAGGCACTTTACCCCTCCAGCCAAAAGCCGGGAGAAAAGCTCAACAATTTCAAAGAAATGGCACGAAAATTCAGAACGCCAGCGGCTCATCAAAACAGCCTTCCCGCTTGACAAAACTTATTTTTTTTCCAAAACAAAATTTTATACTGCTGTTACTCTACTTGTGGCAGCGCTCAAGAGACCGCCTTAACGGCCGCGCAGACGATCATTTTTCAAGATAATCCCGGTACAGCAGACTGGGCTGGATCCCCGAATTATTCTGGTATTTTCCACTGCTATAGTTGGCGTACGCTCCTTCAATGGAATGATAATAGATCTGACAGATCTGCACTCCGGCATAAATCCGGATCGGTTGTACGCAAAAAATCTCCAAGGTCCAAAACCCCCTGAACCCCACATCTCCAAACCCTGCGGTGACATGCACAAAAAGCCCCAAGCGACCTACCGAAGAACGTCCTTCCAACATGGGAACCAATCCTGAAGTCTCCGTGTACTCAACCGTTCTCCCCAGATAAAGCCGGTGCGGCTCAAGGACCAGCCCTTCGGCAGGAATCCTGATTGAGTGGTGAAGGTTATTCTTCTTCATATCAAGAACCGGCTCGTCATAAACGAGAAGCTCATCATGCAGGGCCAGATTATAACTGTTCGGGTTCAATCGGGAAGGATCGTAGGGGTCAATCACGATATCCCCGCCGATTCTTTTTTCAATTTCCTGGCCGGATAAAATCATGGGTCTGGTTCCTTTACAGACAAGTTGCTGACGACAAGAGACTCACTCGGCAAAAAAGCCGGCAAGCAACCGACCAGCTCAGTTTTCCAAAAAGCCGATAGCCCCTTGGGGACAGGCTGGAATGCAGATGCCGTCCAGATCACATTTAGCTTCATCAAGAACAGCTTTGCCATCGTGCAGGACTATCGCCTTTTCCGGACAGGCCTTGATACATTCGGAACTGCCGCAACAAACCATTGAATCGATTATGATACGCATCTTCACAGAAATCTCCATTGTCAAAAGGTTGCAGACGCGCATGTTAGAGAATCACGGCAAATCAGGTCAAGAACAATAGCTGCATAAGAATCTTTGCGGCCCCTGCCCGCCAACCAGCAGGGATCGAGCTTGGCGGTGCTGCCGACCGGAAAAGCCTGTCAGGTCATTGAAAGCAACGGCAAGCAAAAAAAGCGGCCTGAATGACGCAATTTCTGGTCAAGAAATAATTGTTATGCTATGTATTTACTCGCGTTCGGTTCCACAAGACCAGCAGGCACCAAAATGGGGCAGACAATGCTCTCCGCAGTGCGGGCAGACCCAGGGTTCGCCGTTAGTATTATCGTTTTTCAACCAACCGGTGAGTAACAGCTTGGCTCGAGGATACGTTTCATCATCGATAACCCAGAGTTCCGGAGAACATTCGTTAAATGGAATCTCGCCTAACGCTGAGGACAGCTGATCGTTCCGCAAAATGCACGCAATACCTTCGCCAGCAAGAATCTCTTTAAGCAGCCCTGCCTGCAATCGATCCCAGAAACTGAATACGTGTAACTTTTTCATAGTGGGCAAAGTATAACATTCCTATCCTGTTACGGGTTTTTATTTATCGTTTCGAGTATTGTCCAAGTTGACAACAAGGCCATAAGGAGAAATCACATGATTGATATTTCAACAAGCTATATGGGAATTCCCCTCAAATCCCCGATTATTGTTGCCAGCAGTAGCAAAACGGGATCTCTTTCCGGGATTCGCGACTGCGCTGAAGCCGGTGCCGGTGCCATCATTCTGAAGTCTCTCTTTGAAGAGCAGATCATCGCGGAAACCAACCAGCTCAGCAGTCATGCTGAAGAATATTCCGGTTACGGAGAGGCCTACCAGTACCTGCAGGGATAC encodes the following:
- a CDS encoding GGDEF domain-containing response regulator, producing the protein MISVQSNILIVDDELFFRKLYRDILLDGDYRVTVCSGGDEAIRKIRQEQFDLILTDMVMPGKDGLDILRYARTLPNPPDVILVTGHASLESAIDALKNGARDYLVKPFNPEELRHLVETCLEQRRLLTENDQLRRQVQLFQNAQTLSSLIALEDLLSQSLDILMRETGATVGCAVRINPGNIPAVIDLRNTAELETLRAIEALLPEITEQRSFFQPSREFTQHAPMGNWSLEELWLLPLRDDGQLKAVIALCGQPAAFDKSLTEADLRYLCDQIVLGFANSCRYQSAQQLMYTDDLTGLYNHRYLQVALNQEIRRSQRYGLEFSLLFLDLDRFKEINDQHGHLAGSAALKEVGTLLHDCVREADTLFRFGGDEFAAILVEADAGTARIVAERVRKAIENHAFLEDRGLRSFVTVTAGFATFPSDATDHELLLNLADRAMYAGKSMRNIICSVADIPDRN
- a CDS encoding DNA internalization-related competence protein ComEC/Rec2, with the translated sequence MQLLNIAFVATVFGLALAPLGTFGLPFGGLVLLVAVPYLTWKRGNSHPLVLFFLFFLLANLRYPLAFPDRQDVDEIEALNKRVVVTATVTQVESLADGRTRADLRVTGVSLRDEALPLSAPFQIRLYIGAGNIFLLPGDEIRLRSRLRKPRLFGTPGEFNWPRQLAGQGIAMTAWIKHTDEIEVLGNKTNSLLRCLYAWKGRVATLITSIMPTADAALVRSLVLGEGRVMPDQERDVLASAGISHLFAISGLHLGLIGWGLFSLFSRLYHSSPRLLSWRPPQRVLPYFLVPILFGYLMLTGDAVATRRAFALVVLGATFLSMRYHINALQLLVSLAFLSLLLNPLLLWQAGWQLSFAGAAGIVFWHPRFSKLCKGRSVLLRYPVQLLMVTGAATLATLPLVLLNFHLLAPAGLPANLVAVPMVALLALPIGLLGMAVLPFCQPVAEQLFIFDGFILNVLVRFSEWLIALPGLGSHMVFLSRLQYLSIGLLVAALCSVATQPARKTLLLSVALLSFAMGLWLVQRGGSAAPLTITMFSVGQGESLLLQNDHGQTVLIDGGGLYSERFDVGERLVAPALAELGVNRLDAIVLTHDHPDHRKGLEFVLDHFKVGEVWAAKPLANLNAAFAAAVQRNGGVFRVAESGWSELPFGLGTPLRVFSPAIGRLSENDSSLVVFCGLNPDNGLLLTGDLEAKGVGILLQEEFGPVSLLKLPHHGSRHSATRQLIARFRPAACFVSAGFRNSYHLPAQSLVNYLEEEGIPLFRTDLQGTVRASFASDGWHFSLWENGLFR
- a CDS encoding class 1 fructose-bisphosphatase — its product is MSEPGKTKFQVDLRRHLRENYVHESLTHLICEIAEASKYIINSIRTGDLGVAGTSNLYGEEQLALDVLADRILRKRLDHSRVVANMMSEEMDEIIPISPDCEGKYSVAFDPLDGSSLVDVNLAVGTIVSIYEGCDLLQPGRNQAAAMYILYGPRTTLVYSVGKGVHEFGMNNLMEYTLLRENITIEPEGNLYAPGGMRNLYTSGVEAFVSTLEKRGVKLRYSGGFVPDINQVLLKGKGIFFYPHLKNQPKGKLRLLFELNPMAFLIEQAGGAASNGRQRILDLQAEQIHERSPVFIGCKKDVAMAEEFIRKHEIENSPGVPKKVTSKEPQPA
- the cysZ gene encoding sulfate transporter CysZ, translating into MIRQVGTAVVKPVAGFTRGFGYPAKAARLFMRKPGLIRFLVIPFFINLLVFSSAVYYGLDLFQQVLQTYAPQTEVWYGMILYYLAWVVALLLTTVMVFFSFTVVGNLIASPFNELLSERTENLVLGEPPQEGFSVRRFLVESGSAFIAELKKMALFLGCMLLLFLLNFIPGIGSLIYAVLAPLLTLFFLAVEYMAFVLMRKQLSFADQRRYVFRHPMLMGGFACSVFCLLAIPFLQFFCIPLAVVGATLLWCDFPGEEESRFSQTR
- a CDS encoding SDR family oxidoreductase; its protein translation is MILPNYTIVGCGDIGLRVARELISAGHRVQATAHFAERGAALEQEGIRPIVANFDYQDEVPELLVHGHGIFYFLPPQGGGSSDYRMVNFCRRLSVDNCPSKLVYISTSGVYGDCGGQLVTEETPLNPLTSRAKRRVSAETQLGEAASRLGFELVILRVTGIYGPGRLPFAQLQKGHQVLRPEESPLTNRIHSLDLVRICLAAMERGKQGDVFNVCDGHPSSMSEYFTQVAETFGFPVPEQLTMAEAERVMNPLTLSFLKESRRMSNRKMLAELQIELAYPDLASGLPACEVDL
- the pepN gene encoding aminopeptidase N encodes the protein MMKIDENSPATIYLHDYRSPAFLVEKIELDFDMHESATLVSSKIQFYLNPDREGRLEPLSLHGEALQLLAVAIDGEPLAAGEYVMTDEGLDIPVVPNRFVLEVKTQIDPVHNTSLEGLYLSNGNFCTQCEAQGFRKITYYPDRPDVLARFRVRVEADQRYPVLLSNGNLVEQGKLGNERHFAVWDDPFRKPSYLFALVAGDLVCLEDHYQTGSGRDVLLQIYVEARNQNYCEHAMRSLQQAMRWDEEVYGLEYDLNRYMIVAVDDFNMGAMENKGLNVFNSKYVLAHPDTATDSDYLGVESVIGHEYFHNWTGNRVTCRDWFQLSLKEGLTVFRDQQFSADLNSAAVKRIDDVRVLRQFQFPEDAGPMAHPVRPSSYVEINNFYTATVYNKGAEVIRMMATLLGRERFIAGVRLYLERYDGQAATCDDFVAVMEEAGKTDLSTFKRWYRQSGTPKIHFEQDYDPLARTFRLRVSQSCPATPGQPDKEPFLIPLAVGLLDESGNDLPLRLEGEPAAGDGTRVLELQESTQEYCFQDIPCRPVVSLLRGFSAPVQMTTVVDAEDLAFQLVHDSDPFNRWEAGQKLAVSELLRNYRELAPGRDFSLSPVFMEAWRRALADRSTDRSFLTQLLTLPSEQYLADQLDEFDPQQIHGVRMAAYRALVGANEDLLKERYAEAADPGRGYRLAPESVGRRALANFCLTQLLQLPSPEKIALGLVQYHEARNMTDRLAAFTALINTDIDERDELLDDFYRQWQAHPLLVDKWFSLQALAPREQTFAEVKRLLGHPKFNPANPNRVRSLLGAFAQNMLAFHQPDGSGYQLLRERILLLDQNNAQLSARLAGPFTRWQRLEPIRRQAMKKELEIMQKSRLSRDLYEIVNKSL
- the dcd gene encoding dCTP deaminase, with protein sequence MILSGQEIEKRIGGDIVIDPYDPSRLNPNSYNLALHDELLVYDEPVLDMKKNNLHHSIRIPAEGLVLEPHRLYLGRTVEYTETSGLVPMLEGRSSVGRLGLFVHVTAGFGDVGFRGFWTLEIFCVQPIRIYAGVQICQIYYHSIEGAYANYSSGKYQNNSGIQPSLLYRDYLEK
- a CDS encoding 4Fe-4S binding protein; the encoded protein is MRIIIDSMVCCGSSECIKACPEKAIVLHDGKAVLDEAKCDLDGICIPACPQGAIGFLEN
- a CDS encoding putative signal transducing protein, which gives rise to MKKLHVFSFWDRLQAGLLKEILAGEGIACILRNDQLSSALGEIPFNECSPELWVIDDETYPRAKLLLTGWLKNDNTNGEPWVCPHCGEHCLPHFGACWSCGTERE